From a region of the Vanrija pseudolonga chromosome 2, complete sequence genome:
- the pri2 gene encoding DNA primase large subunit, giving the protein MFKPSTRHNVPAATAHDVKLHKRASAASGRYPFRLNFYDRPPLLDITLDEFETCALERLRVLSYLESLSHRNLPAAQFATALATYTKEHLPLSSNTARLANLEDERRRDEIGHWVLRLSFSRSPELRARFVRAETALFKHRFESDDAGERAAFLRGLSLDWVVVTDDEKAALAPKLRACMPWSTKDDAFRAESFFKVPWSGVPDLIATRRVYVSAGYAYVPQSLQISLVLQAFSTRLERALEHTARNLPRMDEDERLGPVIDHLAASFLAGVGAGDYAPTESGAAVTAEMVDDVARKHFPPCMLNLYDRLKRDHHLKHFGRLQLGLFLKGIGLPLDEAIVFWRRMYGATMSDDKFNKEYKYNIRHSYGQEGRRANYSPKSCQQILTANQPGTQDSHGCPFRHFSPENLQSFLVDKYRIDRSGPEMRDIMDSVKASHYHVACTRLFEVTHGVKKGEGLGNAESVSHPNKYTDRSRELEKETLAAKGEDVVMAEA; this is encoded by the exons ATGTTCAAACCATCAACACGGCACAATGTgccagcggcgacagcgcaCGACGTCAAGTTGCATAAGCGagcgtcggccgcgagcggaCGGTATCCCTTCCGGCTTAACTT ctACGACCGGCCACCGTTGCTCGACATCACGCTGGACGAGTTTGAGACGTgcgcgctcgagcggctGCGCGTGCTGTCGTACCTCGAGTCGCTGTCGCACCGCAACCTGCCCGCGGCGCAGTTTGCGACCGCGCTGGCGACCTACACAAAGGAGCACCTGCCGCTGTCGAGCAACACGGCGCGgctcgccaacctcgaggacgagcggcggcgcgacgagatcGGGCACTGGGTGCTGCGGCTATCCTTCTCGCGGAGccccgagctgcgcgcgcgctttgtgcgcgccgagacggcgctCTTCAAGCACCGCttcgagagcgacgacgcaggcgagcgcgccgccttcctccgcgGCCTGAGCCTCGACTGGGTCGTCGTcacggacgacgagaaggccgcgctcgcgcccaagCTCCGCGCGTGCATGCCGTGGAGCACCAAGGACGACGCGTTCCGCGCCGAGTCGTTCTTCAAGGTGCCGTGGAGCGGCGTGCCAGACCTCATtgccacgcgccgcgtgtACGTGTCGGCAGGGTACGCGTACGTGCCGCAGTCGCTGCAGATCAGCCTGGTGCTCCAGGCGTTCTCGACGCGcctggagcgcgcgctcgagcacacGGCGCGTAACTTGCCCCGtatggacgaggacgagcgcctcggccccgtgattgaccacctcgccgcgagcttcctcgccggcgtcggcgcgggcgactATGCGCCGACCGAgtcgggcgcggcggtgacTGCCGAGATGGTTGACGACGTCGCACGCAAGCACTTCCCGCCGTGCATGCTCAACCTGTACGACCGGCTCAAGCGCGACCACCACCTGAAGCACTTTGGCCGGCTGCAGCTCGGCTTGTTCCTCAAGGGAATCGGGctgccgctcgacgaggcgatcgTGTTCTGGCGCCGCATGTACGGGGCGACGATGAGCGACGACAAGTTCAACAAGGAGTACAAGTACAACATCCGCCACTCGTACGGCCAGGAGGGCCGGCGCGCAAACTACTCGCCCAAGAGCTGCCAGCAGATCCTGACGGCCAACCAGCCCGGCACGCAGGACAGCCATGGCTGCCCGTTCCGCCATTTCTCGCCCGAGAACCTCCAGtccttcctcgtcgacaagtACCGCATCGACCGGAGCGGGCCAGAGATGCGCGATATCATGGACAGCGTCAAGGCGAGCCACTACCACGTCGCGTGCACGCGCTTGTTCGAGGTCACGCACGGcgtcaagaagggcgaggggCTGGGCAACGCAGAGAGCGTCAGCCATCCCAACAAGTACACGGATAGGAGTCGCGAGCTGGAGAA GGAGACActcgcggccaagggcgAAGATGTTGTCATGGCCGAGGCGTGA
- the egt-1_0 gene encoding Ergothioneine biosynthesis protein 1, which yields MRAPSYKHRDPCHTSPPFFSFTTFNMAGTQIYTLPDVAAGSDSVVEPLRDQIERGLAGTDQPTIPGNTESDKAWAYKRSVPTVVLYDAAGLRLYDRITADAPEYYLFADELNLLKSHGHEIVRAMGFPGNGYEQPEEQEGGDKVLEELFFPPVKDWRPARWGDVDVGRFNGGVNAEEGLGGGWDRGWDVVELGAGALHKTAHLLTALAEALPPAPKGIDTPAPITYHALDLSRPELARVLKQMDKRYGNTLSGRVTTVGLHGDYTAGLKLVREGGLASLAASGHGSPDEPSSPSTQPSTAELSSSPNSVHSDNLITPAMMATTHEAGVAADDDIPVLATSMGSKWTAPPAPRPTPAPAATPRAPPATPHAEDRPVHFLFLGSSLGNFDRESAAPFLRSLPLRPGDTLLLGLDGRPAPGAEGRHKVEVAYNDPQGHTRAFEEHGWDVAMAELGLGKDHKVEFVGRYNEILGRHEAYFRSKDQQTLHLPGLDRDVTLDKDELLHIEWSYKYSLAEALALFEAADLRVVDSWKAPESEYRLWVLERPDVRFIDKPVQADEEAADKQIVSLPKGVASWDEWEAMWKLWDHITLDMIPKEMLHQKPIDLRHICLFYLGHIPTFLDIYLSRITDGTHSEPVYFKDIFERGIDPDVDDPTKIHSHSEVPKCEEDWPVLDEIIGFRDRVRARLRKIYDEAEAGKVLTRHEARSIFMGFEHEAMHAETLLYMLFQSPLTRPPTAVPQWEVLKAHWAAERSAATAKGGKMILNVPETVVTLGHDDLEADDATATNWKEHEFGWDNEHSAHRVTVKPFRVDALPISNGQYRRFLDLTGKLPYLVAETAPASWVQVNGEWHVKSLYGPVPFSIAGSWPLMASRDEFVAYAASVGGRLPTEAELRALWKHPEGPRPTGPTANVGFKNWHPIPPQLTTLDNAGTVIHGHNGGVWEWTATKMEPFDGYVASKLYPGYSSDFFDEKHYVVLGGSFATVPQIAGRESFRNWYQGNYRYAWVGARVVYNIA from the exons atgcgTGCCCCGTCTTATAAGCACCGCGACCCATGTCACACTAGCCCCCCATTCTTCTCCTTTACCACCTTCAACATGGCCGGTACACAGATATACACACTGCCGGAtgttgccgccggcagcgactCGGTAGTGGAGCCTCTCCGCGACCAGATTGAGCGTGGcctcgccggcaccgaccaGCCCACCATCCCCGGTAACACGGAGAGCGACAAGGCGTGGGCATACAAGCGCTCAGTGCCCACTGTCGTGCTGTACGATGCCGCTGGTCTCCG CCTGTACGACCGCATCACGGCCGATGCCCCAGAGTACTACCTctttgccgacgagctcaacctcctcaagTCGCACGGCCACGAGATTGTGCGCGCCATGGGCTTCCCTGGTAACGGCTACGAACagcccgaggagcaggagggcGGAGAtaaggtgctcgaggagctcttCTTCCCTCCCGTCAAGGACTGGCGTCCGGCGCGCTGGGGAGACGTCGATGTCGGGCGCTTCAACGGCGGTGTGAATGCCGAGGAGGGGCTAGGCGGGGGCTGGGATCGAGGTTgggacgtcgtcgagctaGGTGCAGG tgCACTGCACAAGACGGCACACCTCCTCACAGCGCTCGCAGAGGCGCTCCCCCCGGCGCCAAAGGGTATCGACACCCCAGCACCGATCACGTACCATGCGCTTGATCTGTCTCGGCCTGAGCTTGCACGTGTGCTCAAGCAGATGGACAAGAGGTACGGCAACACGCTTAGCGGCCGCGTGACGACCGTCGGCCTGCACGGCGACTACACTGCCGGTCTGAAGCTCGTTCGCGAGGGTGGCCTTGCTTCTCTCGCCGCTTCTGGACACGGCTCGCCGGACGAGCCTTCGTCCCCCAGCACGCAGCCTTCGACCGCTGAgctctcgagctcgcccaaCAGCGTGCACTCCGACAACCTTATCACGCCCGCCATGATGGCGACCACGCACGAggctggcgtcgcggccgacgacgacatcccCGTCCTCGCGACGTCGATGGGCTCCAAGTGgaccgcgccgcctgcgcctcgccccacccctgcgccggcggctacgcctcgcgctccgcccGCCACACCGCACGCTGAGGACCGGCCCGTCCACTTCCTCTTCCTGGGCTCGTCGCTCGGCAACTTTGACCGCGAGTCGGCTGCGCCCTTCCTTCGCTCCCTTCCTCTCCGTCCGGGCGACACTCTCCTCCTaggcctcgacggccgcccggcgccggGCGCAGAGGGCCGCcacaaggtcgaggtcgcttACAACGATCCCCAGGGCCACACCCGCGCGTTCGAAGAGCACGGCTGGGACGTGGccatggccgagctcggcctgggcaAGGACCACAAGGTCGAGTTTGTAGGCCGCTACAACGAAATTCTTG GCCGCCACGAGGCCTATTTCCGCTCCAAGGATCAGCAGACCCTTCATCTGCCAGGCCTTGACCGCGACGTCACCCTTGATAAGGACGAACTCCTCCACATTGAGTGGAGCTACAAG TACTCGCTTGCTGAGGCCCTAGCGCTCTTCGAGGCAGCTGAcctccgtgtcgtcgactcGTGGAAGGCGCCAGAGTCCGAGTACCGTCTCTGGGTGCTTGAGCGCCCCGATGTCCGCTTTATCGACAAGCCTGTCCAGGCCGATGAGGAGGCCGCGGACAAGCAGATTGTCAGCCTCCCCAAgggcgtcgcgtcgtgggACGAATGGGAGGCCATGTGGAAGCTCTGGGACCACATCACCCTCGACATGATCCCCAAGGAGATGCTTCACCAGAAGCCCATCGACCTCCGCCACATCTGCCTCTTCTACCTGGGCCACATCCCGACCTTCCTCGACATCTACCTCTCGAGGATCACGGACGGCACTCACTCTGAGCCCGTGTACTTCAAGGACATCTTCGAGCGCGGCATCGACCCGGACGTCGACGATCCGACCAAGATCCACTCGCACTCCGAGGTGCCCAAGTGCGAAGAGGACTGgcccgtcctcgacgagatcaTTGGTTTCCGCGACCGCGTTCGCGCGCGTCTCCGCAAGATCTACGACGAGGCTGAGGCCGGCAAGGTCCTTACCCGCCACGAAGCCCGCTCCATCTTCATGGGCTTTGAGCACGAGGCGATGCACGCTGAGACGCTGCTGTACATGCTCTTCCAGTCGCCTCTCACCCGCCCTCCCACTGCTGTCCCGCAATGGGAGGTCCTCAAGGCCCACTGGGCTGCCGagcgctcggccgccacggccaagGGGGGCAAGATGATCCTCAATGTCCCCGAGACGGTCGTGACcctcggccacgacgacctcgaggcggacgacgccACTGCCACAAACTGGAAGGAGCACGAGTTTGGCTGGGACAACGAGCACTCCGCCCACCGCGTCACGGTCAAGCCGTTCCGCGTCGATGCGCTCCCCATCTCGAATGGCCAGTACCGCCGCTTCCTCGACCTGACCGGCAAGCTCCCGTACCTCGTAGCTGAGACTGCCCCGGCGTCATGGGTGCAGGTCAACGGCGAGTGGCACGTTAAGAGTCTGTACGGCCCGGTACCGTTCAGCATCGCTGGCTCGTGGCCGCTCATGGCGAGCCGCGACGAGTTTGTGGCGTAcgccgcgtcggtcggcggccgcCTTCCCACCGAGGCTGAGCTCCGCGCGCTCTGGAAGCACCCCGAGGGCCCGCGCCCCACCGGCCCGACAGCCAACGTGGGCTTCAAGAACTGGCACCCCATCCC gcCCCAGCTCACCACCCTTGACAACGCCGGCACCGTCATCCACGGTCACAACGGCGGTGTGTGGGAGTGGACCGCGACCAAGATGGAGCCGTTTGACGGCTACGTCGCGAGCAAGCTGTACCCCGGGTACTCGTCCGACTTCTTCGACGAGAAGCACTACGTTGTG ctcggcggctcgTTCGCCACCGTCCCCCAGATTGCGGGCCGCGAGAGCTTCCGCAACTGGTACCAGGGCAACTACCGCTACGCGTGGGTcggcgcccgcgtcgtctACAACATCGCGtag